A window of Candidatus Methylomirabilis sp. contains these coding sequences:
- a CDS encoding ABC transporter permease, translated as MRNVAVALGGRSIRLLELLGGLSQLTYDTMHCAFTPPINPRALIQQVDHIGVKSISIAAVAAVFTGLVLALQTAYGLSRFGAKAYVGIIVSLSMVRELGPVLTALLVGGRVGSGITAELGSMKVTEQIDAMRAMGANPIKKLVVPRVLSTMLVLPLLTVMADILGMLGGMVISKYEFQVDYHLYYNTVTRNLTVTDIVSGLGKTVVFGFIIAIVGCYKGLETVGGTEGLGKATTATVVTSAIAVIIADFFLTKFFWWLEGW; from the coding sequence ATGCGGAATGTCGCTGTAGCTCTTGGAGGCCGGTCGATTCGACTGCTCGAATTGCTGGGCGGGCTCTCGCAGCTTACCTATGACACCATGCATTGCGCCTTCACGCCCCCCATCAACCCCCGCGCGCTTATTCAGCAGGTCGATCATATCGGCGTGAAATCGATCTCGATCGCCGCCGTGGCCGCGGTCTTCACCGGCCTTGTCCTGGCGCTGCAGACCGCGTACGGCCTGAGCCGATTCGGGGCGAAGGCGTATGTGGGGATTATCGTCTCGCTCTCAATGGTCCGTGAGTTGGGACCGGTTCTCACGGCCCTTCTGGTGGGAGGACGGGTCGGCTCCGGGATTACCGCCGAGCTGGGGTCGATGAAGGTCACGGAGCAGATCGACGCGATGCGGGCCATGGGAGCGAACCCGATCAAGAAGCTGGTGGTGCCCCGAGTGCTGAGCACGATGCTGGTCCTGCCGCTGCTGACGGTCATGGCGGATATCCTGGGCATGCTGGGGGGCATGGTCATCTCCAAGTATGAGTTTCAGGTCGATTACCACCTCTACTACAATACCGTCACACGCAATCTGACGGTGACCGACATCGTCAGCGGTCTGGGTAAGACGGTGGTCTTCGGCTTTATCATCGCCATCGTCGGCTGCTATAAGGGACTGGAGACGGTCGGCGGAACGGAAGGCCTGGGGAAGGCCACGACCGCGACCGTGGTCACCTCGGCTATCGCCGTCATTATCGCGGATTTCTTTCTGACGAAATTCTTCTGGTGGCTGGAGGGCTGGTGA
- a CDS encoding ABC transporter ATP-binding protein: protein MSAPAIEFRQVYKSFNHVPILAGMDLAIRSGETVTIIGGSGIGKSVTLKLVVGLLKPEAGQIFIEGEDIVPLAEDQLTRIRKKIGMVFQGSALFDSLSVAENIAYPLREHTTMSERQIRERVMETLRLVGLEGAEDKEPADLSGGMRKRVALARAIALTPKIILYDEPTTGLDPTNTEKINELIVDMDRKLEVTSVVVTHDMRSAFKISDRIGLLDKGKIAVVGTPQEIERADLPLVRQFIHGAMA from the coding sequence ATGAGTGCACCGGCTATCGAGTTCCGCCAGGTCTATAAGTCGTTCAACCACGTGCCCATCTTGGCTGGGATGGACCTCGCCATCCGATCAGGTGAGACGGTGACCATCATCGGCGGGAGCGGAATCGGCAAGAGCGTCACCTTAAAGCTGGTCGTCGGCCTGCTCAAGCCGGAGGCGGGGCAGATTTTCATCGAGGGGGAGGATATCGTACCGCTGGCGGAGGACCAACTCACCCGGATCCGGAAGAAGATCGGGATGGTCTTTCAGGGGTCGGCGCTCTTCGATTCCCTCTCGGTTGCAGAGAACATCGCCTACCCGCTCCGGGAACACACGACCATGTCGGAGCGGCAGATCCGGGAACGGGTCATGGAAACGCTCCGCCTTGTCGGGCTCGAAGGCGCCGAGGACAAGGAGCCGGCCGACCTGTCGGGCGGGATGAGGAAGCGGGTCGCCCTAGCCAGAGCGATCGCCTTGACGCCAAAGATTATACTGTATGACGAGCCGACAACCGGCCTAGATCCGACCAACACTGAAAAGATCAACGAGTTAATCGTCGATATGGACAGGAAGCTCGAGGTGACGTCTGTCGTAGTCACCCACGATATGCGGAGCGCGTTCAAGATCTCGGATCGAATCGGTCTGCTGGATAAGGGCAAGATTGCCGTCGTCGGAACGCCTCAAGAGATCGAACGGGCCGATCTGCCGCTGGTCCGGCAGTTCATTCACGGGGCAATGGCGTGA